The following coding sequences are from one Enterococcus sp. 4G2_DIV0659 window:
- a CDS encoding DUF916 and DUF3324 domain-containing protein, translating into MKKKTCIKAVLFALLINLVLGGLSTYANENEKGSEAGNTAELAGATGFTYQMIFPENQHPESGFFDLQMMPGQKQTVEINLKNPSSQELTVQVNLTGAMTNSNGVIEYGPNKLSADKSMKYKFADIVKGPESITLKPQSEERLKLEIIMPKTEFDGIILGGIQLQRQSNEEKVEDNSGTMVVNKYAYVIGMRLRENDKEIPKELEFVKAYADTPDYKNSVIIDLGNKQAAILKDLTVEAQIMGEKSDEVLYESKKTQMRMAPNTVLNFPVSMEGQAMKAGKYRAHVVATSGSERWEWTEKFEITKEEADKFNNEAIGLNQNREFDWKLIGLIVGGVLALIIIIFVVMHLIKKKKSKSKKKKRKN; encoded by the coding sequence ATGAAAAAAAAGACATGTATTAAAGCTGTACTATTTGCCCTATTAATAAACTTAGTCTTAGGAGGACTTTCTACATATGCTAATGAAAACGAGAAAGGTTCAGAAGCAGGAAATACAGCTGAATTAGCTGGAGCAACAGGTTTTACATATCAAATGATTTTTCCTGAAAATCAACATCCGGAATCTGGATTTTTTGATTTACAAATGATGCCCGGACAAAAACAAACAGTAGAAATAAATTTAAAAAATCCTAGTTCACAAGAATTAACGGTGCAAGTAAATTTAACTGGTGCAATGACAAATTCAAATGGCGTTATTGAATATGGTCCCAACAAATTATCTGCTGATAAATCTATGAAGTATAAATTTGCAGATATAGTGAAAGGACCAGAATCCATTACATTAAAACCACAATCAGAAGAGAGACTTAAATTAGAGATAATAATGCCGAAAACAGAATTTGATGGCATTATTTTAGGTGGTATCCAACTGCAGCGACAATCAAATGAGGAAAAAGTAGAAGATAATAGCGGTACAATGGTGGTTAATAAATATGCGTATGTAATCGGGATGCGCTTAAGAGAAAATGATAAAGAGATACCAAAAGAGTTGGAGTTCGTTAAAGCTTATGCGGATACTCCAGACTACAAAAATTCTGTAATTATAGATTTAGGCAATAAGCAGGCAGCAATTTTAAAAGATCTAACTGTGGAAGCACAAATTATGGGGGAAAAAAGTGATGAGGTTCTTTATGAATCGAAGAAAACACAAATGCGTATGGCTCCCAATACAGTATTAAACTTTCCTGTAAGCATGGAAGGACAAGCAATGAAAGCCGGGAAATATCGTGCCCATGTTGTTGCAACATCAGGAAGCGAACGCTGGGAATGGACAGAAAAATTTGAAATCACAAAAGAAGAAGCAGATAAATTTAACAATGAAGCAATTGGTTTAAATCAAAATAGAGAGTTTGATTGGAAATTGATTGGACTGATTGTTGGCGGTGTATTAGCGTTAATTATTATCATATTTGTA